A section of the Brachyhypopomus gauderio isolate BG-103 chromosome 13, BGAUD_0.2, whole genome shotgun sequence genome encodes:
- the ndufaf6 gene encoding NADH dehydrogenase (ubiquinone) complex I, assembly factor 6 isoform X1, with protein sequence MAQSISIKYRILTRNLFLNRTFPYIECIQRPTEIKCLGTSTNSSLKHDEKYCIELVRSRDYEGFMCSLLLPEAARRSSLALRAFNVELAQVKDSVSQKTIGLMRMQFWKAAVEDIYRDDPPVQPVSVELWKAVRRHTLSRRWLQRIVAEREKDMDDRAYRNLQDLETYAENTQSSLLYLLLETLGVKDLNADHAASHIGKAQGIATCLRATPHHSQKHKVYLPMDVCMKHGVSQEDFIRGSREQNVRDAVYDIASQAHVHLQHARSFRKKVPTAAMPAFLNTVAIEDYLERVRKVDFNVFHQSLQRRNPLLPIRLYIQSWKKAY encoded by the exons ATGGCACAAAGTATTAGTATAAAATATAGAATTTTAACTAGGAATTTATTTCTTAATAGGACCTTCCCATATATTGAATGTATACAAAGGCCAACAGAAATCAAATGCTTGGGAACGTCAACAAACTCATCCTTGAAACACGACGAAAAATATTGTATTGAACTTGTAAG ATCACGAGATTATGAAGGGTTCATGTGTTCACTGCTGCTTCCTGAGGCTGCTCGTCGTTCCTCCTTGGCACTGAGGGCTTTCAATGTGGAACTGGCACAG GTGAAGGACTCTGTGTCTCAGAAAACCATTGGTTTAATGCGCATGCAGTTTTGGAAGGCTGCAGTGGAGGACATCTACAGAGACGACCCTCCGGTTCAGCCTGTCTCTGTGGAGCTGTGGAAG gcAGTAAGGAGGCACACACTGTCAAGAAGATGGCTGCAGAGGATAGTAGCTGAAAGG GAGAAGGACATGGACGATCGAGCTTACAGGAATCTTCAGGATTTGGAAACCTATGCAGAGAACACTCAGTCTTCTCTCCTCTATCTCCTATTGGAGACACTGG GAGTTAAGGATCTCAATGCAGACCATGCAGCCAGCCACATTGGTAAAGCGCAGGGGATTGCGACGTGCCTACGAGCCACACCGCACCACAGCCAGAAACACAAGGTCTACCTCCCCATGGACGTCTGCATGAAG CATGGTGTGTCCCAAGAGGACTTCATTCGTGGGAGCAGGGAGCAGAATGTCAGGGATGCTGTGTATGACATTGCCAGCCAAGCCCATGTTCATCTCCAGCAC GCTAGATCATTCAGAAAAAAGGTTCCAACTGCTGCCATGCCAGCTTTCCTGAACACA GTTGCTATTGAGGATTATCTGGAGAGAGTAAGGAAGGTggactttaatgtgttccatcAAAGCCTACAGAGAAGGAACCCACTTCTGCCCATTCGATTATATATTCAGTCTTGGAAGAAGGCGTATTGA
- the ndufaf6 gene encoding NADH dehydrogenase (ubiquinone) complex I, assembly factor 6 isoform X2 — MRMQFWKAAVEDIYRDDPPVQPVSVELWKAVRRHTLSRRWLQRIVAEREKDMDDRAYRNLQDLETYAENTQSSLLYLLLETLGVKDLNADHAASHIGKAQGIATCLRATPHHSQKHKVYLPMDVCMKHGVSQEDFIRGSREQNVRDAVYDIASQAHVHLQHARSFRKKVPTAAMPAFLNTVAIEDYLERVRKVDFNVFHQSLQRRNPLLPIRLYIQSWKKAY; from the exons ATGCGCATGCAGTTTTGGAAGGCTGCAGTGGAGGACATCTACAGAGACGACCCTCCGGTTCAGCCTGTCTCTGTGGAGCTGTGGAAG gcAGTAAGGAGGCACACACTGTCAAGAAGATGGCTGCAGAGGATAGTAGCTGAAAGG GAGAAGGACATGGACGATCGAGCTTACAGGAATCTTCAGGATTTGGAAACCTATGCAGAGAACACTCAGTCTTCTCTCCTCTATCTCCTATTGGAGACACTGG GAGTTAAGGATCTCAATGCAGACCATGCAGCCAGCCACATTGGTAAAGCGCAGGGGATTGCGACGTGCCTACGAGCCACACCGCACCACAGCCAGAAACACAAGGTCTACCTCCCCATGGACGTCTGCATGAAG CATGGTGTGTCCCAAGAGGACTTCATTCGTGGGAGCAGGGAGCAGAATGTCAGGGATGCTGTGTATGACATTGCCAGCCAAGCCCATGTTCATCTCCAGCAC GCTAGATCATTCAGAAAAAAGGTTCCAACTGCTGCCATGCCAGCTTTCCTGAACACA GTTGCTATTGAGGATTATCTGGAGAGAGTAAGGAAGGTggactttaatgtgttccatcAAAGCCTACAGAGAAGGAACCCACTTCTGCCCATTCGATTATATATTCAGTCTTGGAAGAAGGCGTATTGA